A window from Melopsittacus undulatus isolate bMelUnd1 chromosome Z, bMelUnd1.mat.Z, whole genome shotgun sequence encodes these proteins:
- the ENHO gene encoding adropin encodes MGAALSTGAIVAIAFNCVIALLILILFLILCKACRTPSCPKNNPGTEVDEAKNEEKYLLQR; translated from the coding sequence ATGGGGGCTGCGCTCTCCACCGGGGCCATCGTGGCCATTGCCTTTAACTGCGTTATCGCGTTGctcatcctcatcctcttcctcatcctctgCAAAGCCTGCAGGACCCCCTCGTGCCCCAAGAACAACCCGGGTACTGAAGTGGATGAGGCAAAGAATGAAGAGAAGTACCTGCTGCAGCGCTGA